ATCCACGCGGGCTCCGGCGGCGTCGGGACATTCGCCATACAGCTGGCTAAGCATCTCGGCGCGACGGTCGCGACGACCACGAGCACGGCGAATGTCGAACTGGTCAAGAGCCTCGGGGCCGATGTCGTCATCGACTACAAGACGCAGAACTTCGAGAAGGTCCTGTCCGGCTATGACGTCGTCCTTAACAGCCTGGACGGCGGCACGCTTCAAAAATCCCTGAATGTGCTGAAGCCCGGCGGCAAGCTGATCTCGATCTCCGGTCCGGCGGACCCCGATTTCGCCAGGGAACAAGGACTGAACTGGGTCCTTCAGCAGGTCATGCGCCTTCTGAGCTTCGGCATCCGGAGGAAGGCCAAAAGCCGGCAGATTAACTATTCGTTCCTGTTCATGCGCGCGAACGGCGAGCAGTTGAGCCAGATCACATCGCTGATCGAAGCCGGGATCATTCGCCCCATCATGGATCGGATCGTCCCGTTCGAAGCGACCAACGAAGCCTTGGCTTACATCGAAACGGGACGGTCAAAAGGCAAGGTCGTCGTCCAGCTGAGGTGAAGGCGGTGTCGTCGTTGCCTGGAAGTAAGGCGGGCGGCGCCGAAGGCGCACGTCTGTCGCCAATATCTGAGGAAACGATCGTGAACATGTCCCATCCGTTACAAACCAGCTCGATCAAAAAGTGGAAAGATGCGCCGACCAGGAGCGTCGATGTTGTAGGGACGAAGTTCGTCTACCGGCAGCTCGGGCCGGCGGCCGGTGTCCCGGTGATCATGCTGAACCATTGGGGCGCAGTCCTGGATAACTTCGATCCGCGCATTGTCGACGGCCTCGCTGCGACCAGGCCAGTGATTGCCTTCAACTATCGGGGCGTCGGTGCATCGGGCGGCAAGGCGCCGCTCACGGTGGCAGAGATGGCCGAGGACGGGATTGCCTTTATCCGTGCGCTAGGCTTCGAGGAGGTCGATCTGCTCGGCTTTTCTCTTGGCGGTTTCGTGGCGCAGGACATCGTGCTGAAAGAGCCCGATCTTGTTCGCAAGGTCATCCTGACCGGCACTGGCCCGGCAGGGGGCGAAGGCATCGAAAAGGTAGGGGCTGTGTCTTGGCCGCTCATCCTCAAGGGCATGCTGACGTTCCGGGACCCGAAATTCTATCTCTTCTTCACCTCGACGACGAATGGCCGCCGCGCCGCGAAAGCCTTTCTGGAGTGCCTGCACGAGCGCAAGGTGGATCGCGACAAGCCGGTCACGATTAGCGCATTCCTGAGGCAACTCAAGGCGATCAAGGCCTGGGGCACGCAGGCGCAACAGGATCTAGGCGCGATCCGAAAGCCTGTCCTGGTCACGAATGGCGACCAGGACAAGATGGTGCCGAGCAGCAACTCGATCGACCTGGCGCGCCGCCTGCCGAATGCCGAACTCGTCCTCTATGAGGATGCCGGACACGGAGGCATCTTCCAGTATCATGAGGCCTTCGTGAGGAAGGCTTTGGAGTTTCTCGCGCGCTGATGCCCGCAGGCTAGCATCCTATTCTGCTTTGGTCCCTAAAAGGGGCGAGCAGAAGTGGATTATCCACGGCGGGTGGTCACCGCGAACGAACGTCCGCTCTCGGGTAGGCAGATCATGTCCGGTGTTGGCGCAGTCGAGCCGTGCAAGCGGCTTTGGCGGATGTCTGCTTTCCACCCGACTGAGGTGTCGCCGAGGCCGAAGGTGAATGTCTCCCTTGGGTCATCCAAGGAAATTGCTGCCGCCTCGGGAATGTCTGTTGCCCCCTTCGTCAGCAGACGTTCGGCCTACTTCGCAAATGTGCCAGTTCGAGACCTTGAGGCGCCATCGCCGCGGTCCTGTGATCAGAGCTGCTGGCAGCGGCGTCCCGAGTTCCGAGGGAGCATAGACATCGTCTGAGCGGCTCCGCAGGAATACGCGATGTCCAATGGCACGCCGATCTGCCCGTTATCCCGAATTGCCAGCCAAGTGGCCGAAACGGTCAAGCAACGGCCCGAAGTCCGCGCTCATACTCATGGCGATCGGGAGGGGCCATGAGGCTGGTGAGGGAACTCCTACTGCATTCTCTTGCCGTGGGAGGCCTGCTGTTTGCCGCCCATGCCGCGCTTCGTCCCAGCGAGCAGGCTGCCCCACCGGCCCCGGCCGTCCAGATCACTGCCGCCGATGCCGACTGGCTGAAGGAGATGTGGGAACGCCAATGGCGCCGCCTGCCCACGGACGAGGAACTCACGCGCCTTGTCACAGATCATCTCACGGAAGAGGTGCTCGCCCGCGAGGCGAAGGCACTGGAGCTCGATGCCGGAGACACCATCATCCGCCGCCGACTGGCGCAGAAAATGGCCTTTCTCCTCGATGACACGATCCGCGTTGCCGAGGGCATGTCACATTAACCCGAGGATGGTGAGAGGCCACGTAGACGGGCCGGCATGACCCAGCCTGTCAGCTACAAACGCCATCGCTTCCCACCCGAGATCATCGCCCATGCGGTCTGGTTATACTTCCGGTTCCCGCTGAGCCTGCGACTGGTCGAAGAGATGCTCCTGGAGCGCGGCATCGTCGTCTCCTATGAGACTGTGCGTCGCTGGGCTCTGAAGTTTGGGCCGGACTATGCTCGGCGCCTCAAACGCAAGCGGCCGAGCCGGCGTGACATCTGGCATCTCGACGAGGTCGTGATCACCATTGCTGGCCAGAAGCACTGGCTCTGGCGTGCCGTCGATCAGGATGGCTACGTGCTGGATGAGATCGTCCAGACGCGGCGCGACACCAAGGCTGCTAAGCGCTTGTTGAAGCGTCTATTGAAGAAGCAGGGCCGTCCGCCGCGGCGGATGATCACCGACAAACTCGGCTCCTACGCCGCCGCCCGCCGTCAGATCATACCGAGAACCGAGCACCGCTCGCACAAAGGCCTGAATAGTCGTGCGGAGAATTCGCATCTGCCGTTGCGCCGGCGAGAACACGCGATGCAAGGCTTCCGATCACCGGGAGGGCTACAGAGGTTCACCTTTGTGTTTTCCGCCATCCGCAATCTCTTCGTTCCGCCCTGTTCCCGCCGCTCTGCCCTTGCCACCCACCTGCACCGCCTCAATGCCATGGCGGAATGGAAAGCCGCGGCGGGCCTCATCGCTTGAGCCAGTTAAGCAGTCGAGTTGCGCTCGATGCGTTCGGTGTCAGTTAACGTGACATCCCCGCCGCTCGAGCCAGAAGGCCGGCCTGATGAAAGATCGCGCGGATCGCCTCGCGCAGGTCGCCCAATCCCAGCCCAAACCCAAACGCCTGGGCCGTCGGCGCTCCGATCAGACGGCCTGCGCACCGCCGTCCCAGGCTCCGTCTCACCCGGCCTAACTGGCATCTCTACTTTGCGCCTCAAGCGACATTTCAACTTGGTTGCAACATCGTGGCTCGCGCACGCGATCCAGTCCATGATCGACACCCGCTCCCCTGAGAAAATAAAAACGGGAGCACCGCTATGGAAGTGCCTTTACAGAACCTGGCCGGGTGGCGGCTAGCAGTACGTTTTCCTAATTAGGAATGCGGCTTTTTCCGGTCGGTTATACCGCTTCAACTCTCGCTCAATGACTTCCCGGATGAGATCGAGGCGCGCCTCGCCAGGAGCCACAATGCCGAAATGGCATCTAAGAGCCTACTGGTCAGGTCTCTCGCGAGACCGCTTGGGAAACATGAGCCTGACCCGGAGAATTCGCCCGGCCGCCAAACGGTCGAGGGTGTCCTTGATGATACCGACAGTTTCCGGGTCAGTCCTCAGACGGTACTCGATGACCGGAGCCAGAAGCCTCATCTGCTGGAGGCTCGCGATGTTGGCATCCTCCAGAGCCTTCCGGGCGCTCTCGGGCAACCGCAACCCCTCGAATGGATCTGCGGGCTTTAGGGAGACGGATCGAGGCATCGTGCAAACCTTCAGGCTGTGTTGATCAGGAATGCGACGCGTAACCACCCGTTGTAGACACTTAAGCTAGGCACTTTATTCGCGACCGGGTGAGATTTCCAGTTTCGCGAAACGCGGAGCCGCTCTACGCCACACTGAAAGAAGAACCCCGCCGACCTGTGCCAGCGGGGCGGGTTGTCCAAGCAATGTGCCGCATCTCCTAGGACGGCGACTGTCGGTGGGAAAATGGGCAGCAGGATGGCGGCCCAAGATCTCATGTCATGCTCCTCGGTAACGAGTGGCGAGAGCACGCGCAGCTACAATTGAACGATCTGTGGGACGCTGCCCACTCGCGGACGTCTTGAGCCGTGAGCCCAAGCGCTTCGCCCGATCGAGCTGCGTCTGCACGGACGACACCGACCACTTGTACCCGCCGCGTGGGGTGCCGAAGACGGCGAGGTCGAGTCAGTCCGAACCCAATTCCGCGCACCGCTGATTGAATGAGTCGAGAACACTCTGTGCCTTAGCCAGAAACATCCCCAGCGCGTCAGGAACATTGACATTCCCGGCCGGGGGCGGAACATCGAAGCTCAATCCGAATACGAACTCGTATCTGTCTCCGAACTTAACGTGCGTGCCTTTGTATCGCGCCAGTACGAGCTCATTCTTCAAGGGATCCCAATCACCCCCTATAGACACCCACTCGATCCCGGGGCTTCCACGGACGCCCGGGAAGCTTATGGAAGCGGGTTTGCATTGAACGAGCACGCCCATAGCGTGCTTTCTGTTCGCGATTTTCGCGAGATCCCGGATCAGGTCGTCGCCCCCAGGATAGTCCTCCCCTCTTGGGTATGGCTCGTGTGCTTGAATGATGTCCCAGAATTCTGGAGGGATCGTCGGTTGTTCCGGGTTGTTTCCCTCCAGTCTCCGCTTCAGGTCTTTGCCGGGGTTGTCGGCCCATGGATAGTGCGCTTCCTGACCCGGCCGCCCAATGGCGGCGCAGGCTGCGAACAGGGTCTGGTCGAACGCGTTCCCGATATTGTTGAGGGCTTCTGTTGCGCGTTGGGGAATAACTTCTGGAAGCGGTCTGACTTGGACTAGCTTGTGGACATGGACACCGTCCGCCTCAGTTTCATCGACGAGTTGAAAGCTACCGCTGCTGAAATATTCCACTGCCCCGGCACATACTTCATCAATAGCTTCTTTTGCCCAGTTGATCGTCGTCTCAGGGCGCTGAAATGCCTCTAGCCCGACCATGTGACCTCCGCATTCCTGCTTTGGCGGCGCGATCGTCTCAACGGCCCACTTGGGAATCTTGTCGTCCGATGGATGCGAGGCTCCCGAGCGGTCGCGTCGAACTGCTCAACTCTCTGATGGTCAATCTTGAATTTCAATGGGCAATGAGGCCCAAACGTTTCGCCCGGTCGAGCTGCGTCTGAACCGAAGATACCGACCCCTTGTGCCCGCCGCGCGGGGTGCGCTCGCGCATCCGCTCCAGCTGCCGGGCAATGTCCCGCAGCGACAGGTCCGGATCGGCCGGGGCGATGCCGGCAACCAACATCATGAGGTGGTCATGGGAGCCTTTGCGCGGGGCGGGCTTGAGCACGGCCGGATCCGCCAGCGTTGCGCCACGAGCGTGCCGACAGCCCGCTGCGGCCGGGCGCACGGTCGGCATCCACTGGTCGGCCGTCTCGATCGGGCCATCAAGAAAGCGCATCTCCTGCGCCTGGGCGAGCTTGCGCAGCGCCTCCGGGTCACGCGCTCGCATGCCGGGGTTCCCCGGCTTCTGGCCGCGCGCCGTCGCGGCCGCCATCCCGACCTTTGCGCTCCGAGATTAGTGCGCGCTCGGGCTGCGCTACCGCGCCGAGTACCTAGAGCGACAACAGGTCCTGCGGCGTCGAGGTGTCGATCGGGTCGCGCAAGCTGCGGAAGAGCGCGCACCGGGCCGCCAGCGTCGCGATCACCTCGGGCAGATGGCTCACCGAGCGCGCCAAGCGGTCGAGGCGCACCACGACCAAGCATTGTCCGGCTCGCGCCCGAGCCTTGCTCCTCATGGATGACGACGCAGCCGGCCGCGTAGCTCGGCAAGCTGGGGTCGTGGGTCTGGTCGTCGGTCGAGACGCGGGCCTCGCCGATTAGGCGATGTTTCGAAAAGGCAGTCGGCATTGCTCTGGCCGAGGTCGTTTCAGTGCGTTTGTAATCCCTCGCCATGGTTTCACCCACCCAGGCACCATAGCCCGGTCTGCACTGTCCGGTGGCTGGGCTCCCGTGCCCGAGCGGGCGTCCAAGCGCCCATCGGCCCCTCCCCCAGAGTGGTTAGCCGACGCAGACAGGGACGTCGGTTCCAGGGGAGATTTTGGGCTACAGGTGTTTACCCGGCTCAGTCTTCGGAGTTGAATCCTCAAGGGGGCCTTTGCCACAGGAGGACCCTATGCGTTCCTGGCACAAGACACTTCTTGCAGCGACTGCGTTGTGTGCTTTGACGGGTTCGGCCGCGCTCGCGAACAAGGGCGGCATCCCGAACTGGGGTAATTCCGGCAAGGGCGCACCCGGCCCGATTGCCGGCGCTGGGCTGCCTTTCCTGCTGATCGCGGGCGGGTATGCTCTGATCCGCCGGTACCGCAACCGCGGCAACGCAGAATAACCTGAGCCAGAGGCCCGCCGATGGTCGGTTATCGTACCCTGCCGTCCGCGGAGCCGGGCGTCTTGCCTGGGTCAAGCCAGGGCGACGGCTCATTGGTCTCGCGCAATGAGCTGTTCGCTGGCCTTGTCTTGCTAGGCTTTGCAAACGGGATCAGCGGACGCGTAATCTCCTCGGTGGTCGAGGATGGGATCGCGCCGGCCCTGTTGAGCACGTTCAACATCAGCGTGATTGTCTGGAGCGCCTGCGCCATCGGCATCTCGTTCCTGCTGCGTGGACCAGTGCAGCCGGTCAGGACCTTCGATCGGGTCATTACTATTTGTGTCCTGGTGGCGGTTCTGATGCCGGTCGCCCCATTGAGCTGGCTCGCGCTCACAGGTCTGGCGGTCTACATCATGCGGAGCTCGCCACGCTCGAGTTTTCTCCAGCGAGGGGCTTGTATCCTCCTTGCCATGACCGTCCCGATGTTCTGGGGACGGCTCCTGTTTGCAGTCCTGAGTGATCTTATTCTGCGGGGCGATGCGACGCTCGTCGGATGGCTCGTGGGAACGCCCCGGCTCGGCAACGCGATCCAGTTCGCCGATGGCTCGGGCTATCTCTGGATCGCCCCGCCTTGTTCCTCCCTCGCCAATATCTCGCTGGCCATCCTGTGCTGGGTGACAATCGCCAAGGCTTTGAACCACCC
This window of the Microvirga sp. TS319 genome carries:
- a CDS encoding NADP-dependent oxidoreductase encodes the protein MRAVIVDRYKKKGALRLGEMPEPALRDDDVLVEIHAAGLNLLDSKIRDGEFKLILPYRPPFILGHDVAGTVVRVGSNVRRLKPGDEIYARPRDGRVGTFAEFIAMNEADVALKPKNLTMEEAASIPLVGLTAWQVLVERAGLRQGQKVLIHAGSGGVGTFAIQLAKHLGATVATTTSTANVELVKSLGADVVIDYKTQNFEKVLSGYDVVLNSLDGGTLQKSLNVLKPGGKLISISGPADPDFAREQGLNWVLQQVMRLLSFGIRRKAKSRQINYSFLFMRANGEQLSQITSLIEAGIIRPIMDRIVPFEATNEALAYIETGRSKGKVVVQLR
- a CDS encoding alpha/beta fold hydrolase, with product MSHPLQTSSIKKWKDAPTRSVDVVGTKFVYRQLGPAAGVPVIMLNHWGAVLDNFDPRIVDGLAATRPVIAFNYRGVGASGGKAPLTVAEMAEDGIAFIRALGFEEVDLLGFSLGGFVAQDIVLKEPDLVRKVILTGTGPAGGEGIEKVGAVSWPLILKGMLTFRDPKFYLFFTSTTNGRRAAKAFLECLHERKVDRDKPVTISAFLRQLKAIKAWGTQAQQDLGAIRKPVLVTNGDQDKMVPSSNSIDLARRLPNAELVLYEDAGHGGIFQYHEAFVRKALEFLAR
- a CDS encoding IS6 family transposase; the encoded protein is MTQPVSYKRHRFPPEIIAHAVWLYFRFPLSLRLVEEMLLERGIVVSYETVRRWALKFGPDYARRLKRKRPSRRDIWHLDEVVITIAGQKHWLWRAVDQDGYVLDEIVQTRRDTKAAKRLLKRLLKKQGRPPRRMITDKLGSYAAARRQIIPRTEHRSHKGLNSRAENSHLPLRRREHAMQGFRSPGGLQRFTFVFSAIRNLFVPPCSRRSALATHLHRLNAMAEWKAAAGLIA